A region of the Gemmatimonadota bacterium genome:
CAGCGTTTGCACGATGCGCTGCGCCGCCATCCCGTCGCCGAACGGGTTCTCCCCGGACGTCATCGCCTCGATCTCGCGGTAGTCGTCGAGCAGGAGCGTCGCCGCGTCCACGATCGCCAGCGTGTCGGTCCCCACCACACGACCGAAGCCCGCGTCCACGACCTCGGGACGCTCCGTGTTCTTGCGGAGAATGAGGACCGGCTTTCCCAGCGACGGGCATTCTTCCTGGATCCCCCCCGAATCCGTCATCGCGAACTCCGAGCGGCGCAGCAGCTCCAGCAGGTCCGCGTAGCCTAACGGGTCCAGCAGCTCGACGCGAGGCATCCCCGACAGCTCGTCGAACACCACGTCGCGCACGTGCGGGTTCAGGTGCACGGGAAAGACGAAATGCGTGTCGGTGTGCATGGTGGCCAGCTCGCCCAGCGCTCGGCAGATGTTGGCCAGCGGCTCTCCCAGGTTCTCCCGGCGGTGCACGGTGCACAGGACGAAGCGCCGCTTCTCCCACGGGAGATCATTGAGGCGTGAATCGTCAAACGACGCCTTGCGGGGCATGCGCCGCAACGCGTCGACGATCGTGTTGCCGGTGACGAAGATGCGCTCGTCGGGGACCCCCTCGCGCCGCAGGTTCTCGCGCGCCGTCTCGGTGGGGGCGAAGTGCAGGTCGGCGACCACCGACGCCAACCGGCGGTTGAGTTCCTCGGGGAATGGGTTGCGCAGGTTCCCCGACCGCAGCCCGGCCTCGACGTGCCCGACAGGAATGCCGAGGTAGTGCGCGGCGAGCGCAGCGCACAACACCGTCGTCGTATCGCCCTGCACCAGGACCACGTCGGGGCGCAGTTCGGAGAAGCACGACGACAGCGCGAGCATGGCGCGCGCGGTGAAGTCCGCCAGCGCTTGCTTGGTCGACATCAGCCCGAGGTCCACGTGCGGCTTGATGCCGAAGGCATCGAGCGCCTGCGAGAGCATCTCGCGGTGCTGCGCCGTGGTGACGACGACGGTCTCGACGACCTGGCGGTGCTGCGCGAGTTCGAGGATGACCGGGGCCATCTTGATGGCCTCGGGGCGCGTCCCGACGATCACGCAGACGCGATACTTGCCGCCATGGCCGATGGCCGACAGCTCGCGTGGGGTATGCCGATCGCCCACGCGCCGACTCATCGGCGGGGTACGACGATGCGATTCGCCCGTCGCCATGAATTCGCTCATCCCTGAGGTGCTGAAGTCGGCCGCAGGCGGAGGGCGCCACACGCCGTCCACCGCGACACCAGTCGCCCCCTTACCCGTTGCCGCTATTGAAGTTGCGACCAAGGGCAGGCTCTGCCTTGAACAGACAGTTAAGCGAGGTGGGAGGCAACAAACGGCAGCGGCGCCCCATCGACCATCCGTCGAGCCCCGATCGACGCGCTGCACACGCCCCGGCACCGGGTGCGCGAAGTTACCGCGGCCGGCACCGCGGGGCCACGCCCGAAGTGCCGGCCGCTTGTCAGGCCTGTCGTATGGCGGGGAGGAAACCGCTCGCTACATCGGCGACCAGTGCGCCGCGAACGCCGCCCCCTGCGGATCGGTCGCCATGAAGATCCGCCCGCCCGGAATGTCCATCGGGGGCTGGATGATCGTCCCGCCCAGCTCCGCCACCTTGGCCGCCGCGGCGTCGAGGTCCGGGACACGCACGTAGTACATCCAGGACGGTGGCATCGGCATCGACTCGTGGATGTTGTACATCCCCCCCATCATCTCGTCGTTCCGCGCGAAGACCCGGTACGTGCCGAGGGGGCCCATGTCCATGTCGTTGCTCAGCGTCCACCCGAAGAGCTTTCCATAGAAGTCGAGCGCAGCATCGATGTCAGTCGTCGCCAGTTCGACCCATGAAAATTCGCCCAGCTCGGCCGGTCCCTCATGGCCCGGCGCCTCGGCCTCTGCCTGAAAGACCGAGAAGGTCGCCCCAGACGGATCCTGCAGAATCGCAAACCGGCCGACCGTCGGAATGGGACTCGGCGGCATCAGCACCTTTCCGCCGATCGTCGGCGCCAGGGCGACGGTGGCCTCGATGTCCGGGGTCCCGATGTGCCCCATCCAGTGCGGCGGGATCCCCTCCGGTGTCTTGGGCCCGATCCCGCCGATCGGCTTCCCGTTCGCCGTCCACATCGTGTAGACCGACTCCGGTGGCCCCCATCCCTCGGTCCCCCAGCCAGCGACCGCCTGATAGAAGGCCTGGGCGCCCGCGGCGTCGGAGGTCATGAGATCGTACCAGACAAAGCGGCCGCGATACGACGGGTTGGTCGACATGAAACACCTCTCGTGAGACAGGAGAAAGTCGTGGCCCTGCGACCGCAGGGAGGAGACGGCGGACGGGTGGGACAGGCGGAGGAACGAGCAGACGTGCGCGACCTGCGTCGTTCCGCGGGGCGACGAAACTGCCGTTCACCCACGGCGTTGTCGATGTCGGAGGGACGAATCGAGGGTTACGCGACGCCTGCCATGCTCCATTAGGCGCCGGCCGCCACCACCATTTTGTGCGTGGTGGTGCCTGCCTCGCCAACCAACCCCGCCCCCGGTAGCTTGCGCTGCAGGGTGATGGAGGGCGCGCTCGCGCCCCCTCCACGCCGGTCTCCTTCCTGCGTTCGCAGGAACTGGCTGTCTCCCGTCTCCCGTCCTGATCTTGTCTCCTGCGCGCGTCCCGGCCGACCTCACTCGCGGCTACATCATCCCCATCGGTGGGCGGATCGGCGATTCCGACATCCTCACGCATTTCGTTCACCTCTGCGGTGGGCGTCAGGCGCGAATCGCGATCCTCCCCACGGCGTCGTCCGAGTCGTCCACCGGACGCGACTACGAGAAGCTCTTCCTCAAGCTCGGCGCCCGCGACGCCAAGGCCGTCGCCATCGAACGGCGGAGCGATGCCGACGACGAGGATTTCCTCGAGGTGCTCGAGCGCGCCGACGGCGTCTTTCTCACCGGCGGCAACCAGCTCAAGCTCTCGACCACCCTGGGCGGTACTCCGGTCGCCAAGCTGCTCCGGCGGCGCAACGCCTCCGGACAGCACGTCGCGGGGACGTCGGCTGGCGCCGCCTTTCTCTCCGAGCACATGATCGCCTTCGGCGAGGAAGGACCGACCCCGAAGGTCGGGATGGCGACGCTGGCCCCCGGGCTCGGCCTCACCAATCGCGTCGTGATCGACCAGCACTTCCGGCAGCGCGACCGCCTCGGGCGCCTCCTGATGGCGCTCGCGCTCAACCCGTTCGCCGTCGGCCTCGGCCTCGACGAAGACACCGCGGCGTTCATCGGTCCCGACGAGGTGATCGAGATCCGCGGCTCCGGCGGGATCACCTGCATCGACCCCTCGCGCGTGGAATACTCGAGCGCCGACCACACCGACCGCGGGCAGCCGATATCGCTCGTGGGTGTGCAGCTCCACATCCTCACGCACGGCGCCACGTACAACCTCCACACGCGCAAGGCGAGCGTCGAAAGCCTGCAGCCGTCGGAGTAGCCGTCGTCGTCGACCTGATCCGGCGCGCGTCGCCCTAACGAGAAGGGAAGCGGGGGAACGAGAGCAGAGGTTGCGACGCTCGCCCTCCCCGCCTCCCGTCTCCTGTCTCCCGTCTCCCGTCCCATGCGCATCTCAGACCGCCGCACCTTCGTCGGCCCCAGCATCTACGCCCACTTCCCGGTCATTCGCCTCGAAGTCGACCTGGGCGACGTCGAGCACTGGCCGACCATGCGACTCGGCCAGGGCTTCATCGACGCCCTCGTCGAGCGCCTCCCGGGGCTGCACGAGCATGGGTGCAGCTACGGCGAAGCGGGGGGGTTCATCCGGCGCATGTCCGAGGATGAGGGGACGTGGCTCGGTCACGTGCTCGAGCACGTCGCCATCGAGCTGCAGAACATCGCCGGCGAGGACGTCACCTTCGGGAAGACGCGCTCCATCGACGACCGCCCCGGCGTCTATGACGTCGTCTTCGAATACGAGCAGGCTGAGGTGGGGAACGAGGCCGCCGACCTGGCGCTGGCACTGCTGCACTCGTTGCTCCCGACGGAGTTGCGCCCGCGGGACTTCGACGCAGCGTGGAACTGGGAGACGGCGCGCGACGAGTACATCCGCTACGCGCAGCGCCGCGCGTTAGGCCCCTCCACCGCGTCCATCGTGCATGAGGCCGCACGCCGCGGCATCCCGTGGATCCGCCTCAACGACTTCTCCCTCATCCAGCTCGGCTACGGGAAGTACCAGAAGCGCATCCAGGCCACCGTCACGTCGCAGACGTCGCACATTGCCGTCGAGCTGGCCTCGGACAAGGAGGAGACCAACCGCATCCTCTCCTCGTTAGGATTGCCGGTGCCGCAGCAGCGCCTGGTGCAGAGTGAGGACGGCGCCGTGCAGGCCGCACGCCGCATCGGCTATCCGGTGGTGGTCAAGCCCTACAACGCCAACCACGGGCGCGGCGTCTCGATCTTCCTGCAGGACGAGGAGTCGGTGCGCACCGCCTTCCAGAAGGCCAAGGAACACTCGCGCTCCGTCCTGGTCGAGTCGTTCATCACCGGCGCCGACCATCGCATGCTGGTGATCAACGGCGAGCTCGTGGCCGCCTCGAAGCGCATGCCCGGACACGTGGTGGGCGACGGCGTGCAGAACATCGAGCAGCTGGTGGCCGAGGTGAATGCCGACCCGCGGCGCGGCATCGGGCACGAAAAGGTGCTCACGCGCATCGAGATCGACCACGAGGCCACGCGCCTGCTCGACACCAAGTCGTACTCCCGCTTCTCGGTCCCGCCAGCCGGCGAGGTGGTGATGTTGCGCCTGACGGCCAACCTCTCCACCGGCGGCACCGCCGCTGACGTCACCGACCAGGTGCACCCCGACAACGTCGAGATGGCAGTGCGGGCGATCAAGGCGATCGGGCTCGACGTCGGCGGCGTCGACTTCCTCACCCCCGACATCACCAAGTCGTACAAGGACATTGGCGGCGCCATCTGCGAGGTCAATGCCGCCCCGGGCTATCGCATGCACATGGCCCCCAGCGAAGGCAAGCCGCGCGACGTGGCCGGCAAGACGGTCGACATGCTCTTCCCCGCCGGCTCGCCCTCGCTCATCCCCATCGCCGCCGTCACCGGGACCAACGGCAAGACGACGACGGCGCGCATGCTCGCCCACATCCACAAACTCGCCGGGCGTTGCGTCGGCCTCACCAGCACCGACGGCGTCTACGTTGACGGGCAGCGCACCGTCGCCGGCGACATGACCGGCCCCGTGGCGACACGCATGGTACTCAGCGACCCCTCGGTCGACGTCGCCGTGCTCGAGGTTGCACGTGGCGGCCTGCTGCGCGCCGGCATGGGGGTGCGCCATGTCGACGTCGGCGCCGTGCTCAACGTGCAGAGCGATCACCTCGGGCTGCGCGGCATCCAGACGCTCGACGAACTCGCCGAGGTCAAGCGCATCATCGCCGAGGTCGCGCGCGACACCGCAGTGCTCAACGCCGACGACCCGCGCGTGTTGCGCATGGCCGCCTACACCGAGGCCAAGTCGGTCTGCTATGTGACGATGAACCCGCAGCACGAACTCGTACGCGAGCACATCCGCGCCGGTGGACGCGCCATCGCGCTCGAGGCGGGGATCAACGGGCAGATGATCACGCTCTACGACCGGGGCGCGCACATCCCGCTGCTCTGGACGCACCTCATCCCCGCCACGATGGAAGGGAAGGCGACGTTCAACGTGCAGAACGCGATGTTCGCCGCGGCGATGGCCTTCTCGATGGGGGTGCGCCTCGAGGACATCCGCAACGGGCTGCGCACCTTCCACACGACCTTCTATCAGGCCCCCGGCCGGCTCAACGTCTTCGATGAGCACCCGTTCAAGGTGATCATGGACTACGGCCACAATGCCGCGGCCGTCGATTCGGTGTGCCAACTCGTCAGGCGGCTCGACGTGAAGGGACGCCGCATCTGCGTGGTGGCCGGCCCCGGCGATCGCCGCACGGAGGACATCGTCGAGATCGGCCAGGTGGCGGCCAAGGGCAACTTCGATCACTACATCTGCCGGCGCGACGACGACCTGCGCGGGCGCGATGGCGACGAGGTGCCGCGCCTGATCCGCGACACCCTCCTGGCCGAGGGGATCGCCGAGGATAAGGTCTCACTCATCGCCGATGAACAGGAGGCGATCGAAGCCGCGCTGCAGATGGCCCGCCCGGGCGACCTGGTCCTGCTCTTCGCCGACGCGCTCGCCCGCAGCTGGAAGCAGGTCGTGCACTTCCGCTCGGCGGCCAGCGAATCCGTCGAGGCCGTGCTGCGCTCGACCGGCGAGTTCCTCGCCGCCCAGGCGGCGCTCAGCGCCCCACGCACCGACGAGGACGGCTCCACGCCGCTCCCCGCACTTGGCGATGACGTGGTGCTCGTGCGCGACGAGCGCGGCGTGCACATCGCGCGCGAGCAGGACGATTGATCCCTCTGGCATTCCGCAGGTAGTCTCCTGACCGACCGCATCGTCGATTCCCGGCGCCTCATGGGCCCCAACTTCTTCTCCTCGCGGGAAGGAGCGGTGCTCGACGTGCGGTGTGGTGACGAGGAGTGCGCCCCGCTGCTGCTGGCGTGGCGCACCGAGGCCCTCGAACTCGCCACGCGCCTGGGGTGGCACGACGCCGAGGCGATCGTGCGCCCGCATCCGGGCGGGGCGCAGTGTTTCCTCTCCGCCCCCGTCGACGCGCTGCTCACCGCGACCGAGGTCAACGAACGGGCGTGGCAGGCGGCCGAGTGCGTGGTCGCGGGCGGTGTCGCCCCCGATCGGCGTGACGCCGTGGCGCGGCTCATGGTGCACCGGCAGCACGAGGCGCGACCGGCGCTGGTCGCCCTGCAGCACGAGGCACACGCGCGCGGCGTGACCTTCACCTACGACGATGAGTGCGCGTCCATCGGGGCCGGGGCGGGGAGCGCGCGCTACGCCCTCACCGCCCTGCCGTTGCCAGGGCGCGTCGATTGGCGCGCGGTCCACGACATCCCCGTCGCCCTCGTCACCGGCTCCAACGGCAAGACGACGACCACGCGTCTCATTGCCGCGATGCTCGCCGACGCCGGCCACGTCACCGGCCTCACCTCCACCGACGGCGTCTGGTGTGCGGGGGAGATGCTGGACCACGGCGACTACTCCGGCCCCGTGGGGGCCCGCCTGGTCCTGCGCGACCGGCGCGTCACCGCGGCGGTGCTGGAAACGGCGCGCGGCGGCATGCTCCGCCGCGGGCTCGCCACCGACAGGTGCAACGTGGCGGTCGTGACGCAGGTGAGCGCCGACCACATGGGAGAATACGGCATCCACGACTTGCGTACGCTCGCCGAAGCCAAGCTCATCGTCGCGCGCGCGCTTGTCCCGGGCGGTCGCCTCGTCCTCAACGCCGACGACGCCATGCTCGTCGCCCTCGCCCCCGCCGTGCAGGCGCCGATCAGCTGGTTCTCGCTCGACGCCTCGAGCCGAGTGGTGGCGGCGCACCGCGCCGCCGGCGGCGAGGGGTGCCTCGTGCGCGACGGCGCCCTCTGGGCGGTTGGTCCTGCCGGTGAGCAGTCGCTCGGCGACATCGCCGCCATGCCGATCACCCTGGGAGGGGCCGCCAGGTACAACATCGCCAACGCCCTTGCGGCCAGCGCGGCCGCCCTGGCGCTGGGGGTGGCACCATCGTCAGTGCGCGACACGTTGCAGCGCTTCGGCGCGCGCCCCGAGGACAATCCGGGGCGACTCTCGCTCCTGCGCTATCGTGGCGCCCGCCTCGTGGTCGACTTCGTGCACAATCCCGATGGATGGTACGCCCTCTGGCACGCGCTCAGGCACGTCCCCGCCACGCGACGCGTGGTGGTGGTGGGGCAGGCGGGGGATCGCGACGACGGTGCGCTGGACGAGATGGCGAACGCCGTGTGGAGCGAGCGTCCCGATCTCGTGATCCTCAAGGAGCTCCCCAAGTACCGCCGCGGGCGCCCCGCCTTCGAAACGCGCGAGCGGCTGGCGCGCGCGCTGGTGGCCGCCGGAGCCCGCGTGGACGCGCTGCGCCGCACCGACACCGAAGGCGAGGCGTTGCAGCTGGCGTTGGCCGTCGCGCGCGAGGGCGACCTCCTCGTGCTCGCGGTGCACGACGACTATCGCGGGGCGATGCAGTGGCTGCAACAGGCGGGCGCCGAGGTGGTCAGCTCGCTCGAATAGCGCGCGCGGCGTGTGGCTCGACCGTCCTATCGCGCGCCGGGCTTTTTCTTCGCCTTCTCTGCCGCGGCCTTCTCTGCCGCGGCCTTGTCGGCGGCGGCCTTTTCCGCGGCCTGCTCAGCCGCCGCCTTGGCCGCCGCGGCCCGTCGGCGCGCGGTGTCGTACAGCCACCACTCCAGGTGGCTCCCGACGATCGGCAGGGGGAGTTCGCCTAACGACAACACCTCGCCGTGCCAATCGCGCGCGGAAAAGTTCGTCCCCTGCTCCCCCTGCATCCAGGCGCGCATCGCCGCCATCTCGCGGGCCCCAAGCGCCCCCGCCCCGGCGCGCCCGGGGCGGTTGATCACGCGCTCCACCACCAGCGAATCCAGTGTCGCGTCCGGGGCGAGCAGGTAGCGCCCCAGGACGGCCCGCGCCTGTGAAGTGGACCAGCCGAGGTAGTGGATCCCGGTGTCGATCACCAGATAGGCCGTCGCCGCCCCCTCGTCGAGCAGGCGGCCGTAGGCGTCGAGCGGCCGCGCGTACATCCCCATCTCGCCGGCGAGTGACGCGGCGTACTGCGCCCAGCCCTCGGCGTAGCCTGGCGTCTCCAATTGGCGCCGGAACCCCGGAATGGACGGGTTGCCGCGCGTCATCGCCGCCTCGAGGTGGCGCCCCGGGATGAGCCACCGATACGCGGCGGACGCGAGCACGGACTGCACCGCGGGCGCACGCCAGCGCTCCGTCAGGAGCAACTGCCCCACCGGATCGATGGCGTTGGCGGCGTGGTAGACCCCGTCCGGCCACAGCAACGCTTCGGCCGGCGTGGCCGCACGCACCACGGCATCGGACGCCGGCATCACGGCGAACTGCGCCGCAAGCACGGGCTCCAGTCGCTCGAGGTGCTGTTCCAGGCTGTCGATGACCGCCGCAAGGGAGGGCGCCACGGGCGTGGCCCGCCGCAACGAATCGTGAAAGGCCGTTGCGCTCGGATTCCAGCGCTGACCGCGCCGCAGCACGGTCATGGTGGAGTCGATGCGGCGCAGCTCGCCCAGCCCGACGCGATGCGCCTCTTCGGGCGGCACATCGAGCGAGGAGTACCGACGCAGCAGGTGGCGATACAACTCCTTGCCGCCGGGATACTGCCAGAGCCCCGGGCGTGCGGCAGCGACGGGGCGGTAGGTCCCCTCGAGGTACGCCACGAAGGAGTCGAGCGCCGGTTGAATGCGCAGCGTGACGAGCGCCGAGATCTCCGTCGTGACAATGCGACGCTGCACCGAATCGAAGGCCGTCATGCGCTCGGGCGCGAGGCGCCACGGCCCCTCGACGCCGAGCGCGCGCAGCGAACGAAAGAAGCCGATCGCCGACTCGACCATCTCGCGTGGCGCGACATAACCACGCGCGCGCCGCTCCTCGAGCCCCGTCGTGATGCGCTCGAGGACGAACGGGAAGGCCTCGACGAAGTACAAGTAGCGCTCCGCATCTCCCTGGGCGGTGAGCGGGTGGAGTCGGTAGACCTCGGTGAGGTTGCGTACCGGTGACGTCGCCGGCGAGAGGAGCGAGAAGTCCGACTGGTAGAACGCGACAGCTTCGGCCTGCGCATCCATCTCCCATCGCAATGCCAGCGACGTGAGGTACTCTTCCTGCGAGAGCGCGGAGACGTCGAGTGCGTCCAGCGTGAGGCTCACGTTCTGCGCGAGGCGCAGGTCCGCCTTCCGGCTCTCCTGGGAGAAGTCCGGGAGGAGATTCACCCGCACTCCATTCGCCAGTGCCAGTTCGTAGCGTCGCGTGAGGGCGGTGCGCCAGTAGTCGGTGAGCGCCTCCTCCAATACGCCGCGCGCGAGGGCAGAGTCGGCTGGCGTGGGGACGGCGGGACGGGGCGTGAGGACCGCACACGCCGGCAGCGTCGCCGCGAGCGCTCCGGCGGTCAGGAGCCCGAGCCAGGACGTACCACGCCGGGCCGTGCGATGCGGCGACACGAGGGGGAGATCGAGCACTCGATGTGCGCGGGAGAAGAGACGGAGGTGTGCCCGGTCACGGCCATGGGCGGCGGCACGGTGGAACTTGTACCCGCACGCCGACGATAAGGATGCAGACTCGAGATCACGAGGCAAAGGCCATGGACGTCGCCCGGTGGGGACGGTGGGTGCGGACACGTCAGGGGTTCGGGCGGTTCGGCGGCGTGCGACTCGCCGCCGTGCTCTCCGCCGCCCTGTGTCTCGTCTCCGTCGCGGCATGCGACGTGGAGGGCGGGACGGTGTGCTGCGTGCCGCCGCCTAACACGAACCAGTTGGCGGTGACGACCGTGGCGGGCGGCTTCGACACGATCTGGGAGGTGGCGTGGGGCCCGGACGGCGCGCTCTGGGTCACCGAGCGCCCTGGCATCGTCTCGCGTGTGAACCCCACGACCGGCGCCGTGACGCGTGCGGGGACGGTGGCGGTCAATGAGATCGGCGAGGGGGGGCTGATGGGGCTCGCCTTCCACCCCGACTTCGCCACGCAGCCGTACGTCTACCTGGCGCACACCTACCAGGGCGCCGGCGGCGTGCGGAACCGCGTCGTGCGCCTACGCTGGAACGGGTCGGCGTTAGGCGCCGCGGAGACGCTGCTCGACGACCTGCCGGGGAGTTCGGTGCACAACGGCGCGCGCCTCGCCGTAGGCCCCGACCGGCTGCTCTACGTCACCATGGGCGACGCCGCCAACACCGCCCTGCCGCAGAATCGCACCGCGCTGGGCGGCAAGATCCTCCGGATGACGCTCGACGGCGCGCCGGCCCCCGGCAATGCCCTGGGCGGGTACGTCCACTCGATGGGGCATCGCAACCCGCAGGGCCTCGCCTTTGCACCTGGCGGCACCCTCTACGCCACCGAGCACGGGCCGAGCGACAACGACGAGGTCAACCGCATCGAGGGCGGACGCAATTACGGCTGGCCCGACGTCCGCGGCATGTGCGACGGCGACGCCGGCCCTAACGAGCGTGCGTTCTGCACCGCGAACAACGTCGCCGAGCCGCTGGCCACCTGGACGCCGACCATTGCCCCTGCCGGCATGGTGTACTACGACGCGACCCTCATCCCCGCCTGGCGCGGCAGCCTCCTCTTCACCACCCTCAAGGGCGCCGCACTCCGGCGCCTCGTGCTCTCGGGTGATGGCCGGAGCGTGACGAGCCAGGAGACGCTGTTCGAGGGGACCTTCGGGCGCCTGCGCGCCATCGCGGTCGGCGCCGATGGCAGCGTGTACCTCGGGACGAGCAATCGCGACGGGCGCGGGACGCCTGGGGCACAGGACGATCGGATCCTGCGCGTGCGACCGCTGTAACCCACCGGCCGGCGGCGACGCTGGTCGCCCCCCCTCGTGCGGCGGGGTAGCTTTGCGCCATGTCCGGCGACTTCTTCCGCTCGCTCCTCGCGTCGCTCACCCCGCTCGAGGGGACCGCCGTCGTCTTCGGCCTCGTGAGCGTCTGGCTCAGCACGCGCGAGAACATCTGGAGCTGGCCCACGGCGATCATCAACGTCGGGCTGTACTCGATCCTCTTCATCCGCGAAAAACTCTACGCCGACGCCGGGCTGCAGGTCATCTACCTCGTCCTCTCCCTGTACGGCTGGTACGAATGGAAGTTCGGCGGCGAGAACCGGTCCGAACTGCACGTCTCGCGCGTGACACCACGTCTGGCCGCGATCCTTGCGACCCTCGGCATCGCCGGTTCCGTCGCCCTCGGCACCTTCCTGCATCGCACGACCGATGCCTCGCTCCCCTACCTCGACGCCACGCTGTCGGTCTTCTCGCTCATCGCGCAGTGGATGATGACGCGCAAGATCGTCGAGAACTGGGCGCTGTGGATCGTGCTCGACGTGGTCTACGTGTGGATGTTCATCGCCCTCAAGCACCTCAACTTCACCGCCTTCCAGTACAGCGTCTTCCTCCTGCTCGCGGTGCTGGGGTTGCGCGACTGGAAGCGCTCGTACGACGCGCGGCGCGCCAGCGCCGCGCCCTGAACGTGGCGCCCTTCCCGCTGCGCGTGGTCGTCACCGGGAGCGAGAGCACGGGCAAGACGACGCTCGCGGCACAGCTCGCGCGCGCGTTAGGCACGCGGTGGGTCCCCGAGTTCTCGCGCCACTACGCCGAACAGGTACGCCGCCCGCTCACCGCGGCCGATGTCGCTCCGATTGCCCACGGACAGGTGGCGGCAGAGGAACAGGCATTGGCCGAGTGGCGCACGACCTGGGGCCCGGGGGCCGAGTGGCCCCCGGTGGTCCTCGACACCGACCTCGTCAGCACGACGGTGTACGCCGAGCACTACTATGGCGAGTGCCCGGCGTGGATCATGACGGCCGCGCGCGAACGTCTGGCGACGCTGTACCTGCTCTGCGAACCCGACATTCCGTGGACCGCCGATGGCGTGCGCGACCAACCGAGTGCGCGCCATCGACTGCATGGCGCCTTTCGCGACCGGCTCCTGTCGTTGGGCGCCACGGTGGCGTCCGTGCACGGTGTCGGCGATGCGCGCGTGGCGTGCGCCATGGATGCGCTCGCCTCGCTGCGCGCCTAACACATCGCGGCGGCGGCCATCGCTCGTCAGGCACGACGTACCGTTGAGCTCGCGCGACACCTGACGCGGCAGCGACTCGCCCTTCCCGGCATGTACTGCCTAGCGAGAAGCGGTTGTCTCCCGATTGGTACGGTCCTGATATAAACAACTAGAGCAGGATCGATGGGCAGCGTGCGAAGCTGGGTCGCGCGCCGTGCGGGAAGCGCACCCGGCCGTGACATTCGTCGCCCCGCGGTGAATGGGTGCGTGACGCATGGACTTTGCGTGACTCGCCAGCGTATCGCCCCTCTGCAGCATCTCCGTCGCGGGTCCCCTCCCTCGTAAGGCAATGACACAAGGGTCCTCCCTGACAGCGCGGTCCGAGCGCCTGTGGCTGCTGGGGGTTCTCCTGCTCGTGGTGGCGCTGCGTTTCATCGCCGCCGGCTCGGATCCCATGCCTGAGCTCGATGCAGGGTTCATCTCCGACTCGGGGACCTGGTGGAAGAACCCCAAGCAGCACCTGCTCTGGGGACAGTGGTTCATGGATGACGGGAACTTCGGTATCCTGACCGCGCCGGCGCATGCGCTCGCGCAGCGTGCCGTCTTCGGGCTCTTCGGACTCGGCTACGCGCAGGGGTTCCTGCTGAGCGGCGTGAGCGGCGTCGTGTCGACCGTGTTGGTGTTCGGCCTGGTGCGTCGCGAGCACGACGCTGTTCCGGCACTGCTCGCCGCGGCCTTTGCCGGCATCGACGTCCTGATGCTCGCCTACGACCGCGCCGCGTATCCCGAGCCTTTCCAGCTCATGCTGATGCTCGCGGCGGTCGGCGCCGTGCTCGCGAGTCGCGGGCGAGCGTGGCTCGCGGCGCTTGGCGGAGTCGCCGTCGTCGCCGTGCTCTTGGCCAAGCCCCCCGGGCTCGTCCTTGCCCCGATCGCCGCCACGGCATGGCTCGCCCTCTGGATTGCCGATCGGGTGCGAGAGCCGTCCGCGGCCGCCCGCCGGCAGTTCCAATGGCGCGGCTTCGCCCTCTACACAGCGACAGCAGCGGTCCTGGTGGCGTT
Encoded here:
- the cphA gene encoding cyanophycin synthetase codes for the protein MRISDRRTFVGPSIYAHFPVIRLEVDLGDVEHWPTMRLGQGFIDALVERLPGLHEHGCSYGEAGGFIRRMSEDEGTWLGHVLEHVAIELQNIAGEDVTFGKTRSIDDRPGVYDVVFEYEQAEVGNEAADLALALLHSLLPTELRPRDFDAAWNWETARDEYIRYAQRRALGPSTASIVHEAARRGIPWIRLNDFSLIQLGYGKYQKRIQATVTSQTSHIAVELASDKEETNRILSSLGLPVPQQRLVQSEDGAVQAARRIGYPVVVKPYNANHGRGVSIFLQDEESVRTAFQKAKEHSRSVLVESFITGADHRMLVINGELVAASKRMPGHVVGDGVQNIEQLVAEVNADPRRGIGHEKVLTRIEIDHEATRLLDTKSYSRFSVPPAGEVVMLRLTANLSTGGTAADVTDQVHPDNVEMAVRAIKAIGLDVGGVDFLTPDITKSYKDIGGAICEVNAAPGYRMHMAPSEGKPRDVAGKTVDMLFPAGSPSLIPIAAVTGTNGKTTTARMLAHIHKLAGRCVGLTSTDGVYVDGQRTVAGDMTGPVATRMVLSDPSVDVAVLEVARGGLLRAGMGVRHVDVGAVLNVQSDHLGLRGIQTLDELAEVKRIIAEVARDTAVLNADDPRVLRMAAYTEAKSVCYVTMNPQHELVREHIRAGGRAIALEAGINGQMITLYDRGAHIPLLWTHLIPATMEGKATFNVQNAMFAAAMAFSMGVRLEDIRNGLRTFHTTFYQAPGRLNVFDEHPFKVIMDYGHNAAAVDSVCQLVRRLDVKGRRICVVAGPGDRRTEDIVEIGQVAAKGNFDHYICRRDDDLRGRDGDEVPRLIRDTLLAEGIAEDKVSLIADEQEAIEAALQMARPGDLVLLFADALARSWKQVVHFRSAASESVEAVLRSTGEFLAAQAALSAPRTDEDGSTPLPALGDDVVLVRDERGVHIAREQDD
- a CDS encoding VOC family protein; amino-acid sequence: MSTNPSYRGRFVWYDLMTSDAAGAQAFYQAVAGWGTEGWGPPESVYTMWTANGKPIGGIGPKTPEGIPPHWMGHIGTPDIEATVALAPTIGGKVLMPPSPIPTVGRFAILQDPSGATFSVFQAEAEAPGHEGPAELGEFSWVELATTDIDAALDFYGKLFGWTLSNDMDMGPLGTYRVFARNDEMMGGMYNIHESMPMPPSWMYYVRVPDLDAAAAKVAELGGTIIQPPMDIPGGRIFMATDPQGAAFAAHWSPM
- a CDS encoding cyanophycinase, with product MSPARVPADLTRGYIIPIGGRIGDSDILTHFVHLCGGRQARIAILPTASSESSTGRDYEKLFLKLGARDAKAVAIERRSDADDEDFLEVLERADGVFLTGGNQLKLSTTLGGTPVAKLLRRRNASGQHVAGTSAGAAFLSEHMIAFGEEGPTPKVGMATLAPGLGLTNRVVIDQHFRQRDRLGRLLMALALNPFAVGLGLDEDTAAFIGPDEVIEIRGSGGITCIDPSRVEYSSADHTDRGQPISLVGVQLHILTHGATYNLHTRKASVESLQPSE
- the wecB gene encoding UDP-N-acetylglucosamine 2-epimerase (non-hydrolyzing) — encoded protein: MSRRVGDRHTPRELSAIGHGGKYRVCVIVGTRPEAIKMAPVILELAQHRQVVETVVVTTAQHREMLSQALDAFGIKPHVDLGLMSTKQALADFTARAMLALSSCFSELRPDVVLVQGDTTTVLCAALAAHYLGIPVGHVEAGLRSGNLRNPFPEELNRRLASVVADLHFAPTETARENLRREGVPDERIFVTGNTIVDALRRMPRKASFDDSRLNDLPWEKRRFVLCTVHRRENLGEPLANICRALGELATMHTDTHFVFPVHLNPHVRDVVFDELSGMPRVELLDPLGYADLLELLRRSEFAMTDSGGIQEECPSLGKPVLILRKNTERPEVVDAGFGRVVGTDTLAIVDAATLLLDDYREIEAMTSGENPFGDGMAAQRIVQTLMRRAPKHAGGLPVQEGPALLPTRRVVEP